A window of Streptomyces sp. SAI-127 contains these coding sequences:
- a CDS encoding 2-hydroxyacid dehydrogenase, producing the protein MSADVWLPIPPDDIEGLPEGPDYHFWNGEVDFPADPADCVYYVVPYMKPLDVVLRPMPHLSSVEVVQTLSAGVDNVTPGLRHLRPGVRLCNARGVHEASTAELTLTLVLASLRGIPDFVRAQDKGEWRGGFRPSLADKNVLIVGYGSIGSAIEDRLVPFEVARVARVARSARTTERGPVHPLAELPALLPEADVVILSTPLDETTRHLADADFLARMKDGALLVNVARGPVVDTKALLAELETGRITAALDVTDPEPLPRGHPLWQAPGVLVSPHVGGPTSAFLPRAKRLLVDQLNRYVNQEPLRNVILTTGSENARTTE; encoded by the coding sequence ATGAGTGCTGACGTGTGGCTTCCCATCCCGCCCGACGACATCGAGGGGCTTCCCGAGGGCCCCGACTACCACTTCTGGAACGGCGAGGTGGACTTCCCGGCGGACCCGGCCGACTGCGTGTACTACGTCGTCCCGTACATGAAGCCGCTGGATGTCGTTCTGCGGCCGATGCCCCACCTGAGCTCCGTCGAGGTCGTACAGACGCTGTCGGCCGGCGTCGACAACGTGACACCGGGCCTGAGGCATCTGCGTCCCGGCGTGCGGTTGTGCAACGCGCGCGGTGTGCACGAGGCGAGCACCGCCGAGCTCACGCTCACCCTGGTCCTCGCCTCACTGCGTGGGATCCCCGACTTCGTGCGGGCCCAGGACAAGGGGGAGTGGCGCGGCGGGTTCCGGCCCTCGCTCGCCGACAAGAACGTCCTCATCGTCGGCTACGGCTCGATCGGGTCCGCCATCGAGGACCGGCTCGTACCGTTCGAGGTCGCGCGGGTGGCGCGCGTCGCGCGCTCCGCGCGCACCACGGAGCGCGGCCCGGTGCACCCGCTCGCCGAACTGCCCGCCCTGCTCCCCGAGGCGGACGTCGTCATCCTGTCCACGCCCCTCGACGAGACCACGCGGCACCTGGCCGACGCCGACTTCCTGGCCCGTATGAAGGACGGCGCGCTCCTCGTGAACGTCGCCCGCGGCCCGGTCGTCGACACCAAGGCGCTGCTCGCCGAACTGGAGACCGGCCGCATCACCGCCGCCCTCGACGTCACCGACCCCGAGCCGCTGCCCCGGGGACACCCCCTGTGGCAGGCGCCGGGCGTACTGGTCAGTCCGCATGTCGGAGGACCCACCTCCGCGTTCCTGCCGCGCGCCAAGCGCCTGTTGGTGGACCAGCTGAACCGCTATGTGAACCAGGAGCCCTTGCGCAACGTGATCCTTACGACGGGTTCCGAGAACGCTCGGACCACGGAGTAA
- a CDS encoding aldo/keto reductase translates to MERRKIGAAALAVGAVGLGCMPMSWAYSGSRQRGDESVRAVHRALDLGSTLLDTADMYGPFTNELLLGRVLKERREDAFVSTKVGLLVGEQHIVANGRPGYVKRACDASLRRLQTDVIDLYQLHREDPEVPVEETWGAMAELVQAGKVRSLGLCAMGARGGRRSGRRLYDATIRQLQRVQQVFPVSAVEAELSVWSPEALGTLLPWCATRGIGFLAAMPLGNGFLTGTLIPGEGFEPDDVRARHPRFTAEMTAANQPIVSGLRRIAARHGEGVTPAQVALAWVLAQGTHVVPVPGTKQERWVTENAAAADLRLTGQDLTEVAELPPAQGSWD, encoded by the coding sequence GTGGAGCGCAGGAAGATCGGCGCGGCGGCGCTCGCGGTGGGAGCCGTCGGACTCGGGTGCATGCCGATGAGCTGGGCCTACAGCGGGTCGCGGCAGCGGGGCGACGAGTCGGTCAGGGCCGTACACCGGGCGCTCGATCTGGGCTCGACGCTGCTGGACACGGCCGACATGTACGGCCCGTTCACCAACGAGCTACTGCTCGGCCGGGTGTTGAAGGAGCGTCGCGAGGACGCCTTCGTGTCGACCAAGGTCGGTCTGCTGGTGGGCGAGCAGCACATCGTGGCCAACGGCCGCCCCGGCTATGTGAAACGGGCCTGTGACGCCTCCCTGCGGCGGCTCCAGACCGATGTGATCGACCTCTACCAGCTGCACCGCGAGGATCCCGAGGTCCCGGTCGAGGAGACCTGGGGCGCGATGGCGGAGCTCGTACAGGCCGGAAAGGTACGGTCGTTGGGGCTCTGCGCGATGGGAGCGCGAGGCGGTCGCCGCTCCGGCAGGCGGTTGTACGACGCGACGATCCGGCAGTTGCAGCGGGTCCAGCAGGTCTTCCCGGTGAGCGCGGTGGAGGCGGAGCTGTCGGTGTGGTCGCCGGAGGCACTGGGGACGCTGCTGCCGTGGTGCGCGACGCGCGGCATCGGCTTCCTGGCGGCGATGCCCCTCGGCAACGGCTTCCTGACCGGCACCCTGATCCCAGGCGAGGGCTTCGAACCGGACGACGTCCGTGCCCGCCACCCCCGCTTCACCGCCGAGATGACGGCCGCGAACCAGCCGATCGTCTCCGGCCTGCGCCGCATCGCGGCCCGGCACGGGGAGGGTGTCACCCCGGCACAGGTGGCGCTGGCGTGGGTACTGGCCCAGGGCACTCACGTGGTCCCGGTACCCGGGACCAAGCAGGAGCGCTGGGTGACGGAGAACGCGGCGGCGGCCGACCTCCGCCTGACCGGCCAGGACCTCACCGAGGTGGCGGAACTGCCTCCGGCACAGGGGTCGTGGGACTAG
- a CDS encoding PQQ-dependent sugar dehydrogenase produces MTGRTRRFEGTMIVHRRAVTAVLAATTLLLTAGCSSDGGGGGGSPDGGGDSASSSGPASGSSPTQQAAEATPPAKGSVKVVRTVAEDLKTPWGLAPLPDGDLLVSSRDEGTITRVDGQSGKKTELGQVSGVSAAGEGGLLGIALSPDYASDHMVYAYFTSDSDNRVVRMVYDEQKASGEQLGAPDTVFKGIPKGFIHNGGRIAFGPDGMLYAGTGESGNTGLSQDRKSLGGKILRLTPEGDPAPGNPFPDSPVYSYGHRNVQGLAWDSKQRLFASEFGQDTWDELNAIKPGDNYGWPTAEGKSDDKTFHNPIAQWQTDDASPSGIAVADGSVWMAGLKGQRLWRIPLKGTAASADPQSFLKGEYGRLRTVVSAGGDKLWLVTSNTDGRGSPKEGDDKILEIQVS; encoded by the coding sequence ATGACAGGTAGAACCCGCCGCTTCGAAGGGACCATGATCGTGCATCGTCGAGCTGTGACGGCCGTGCTGGCCGCGACCACGCTCCTGCTGACGGCCGGCTGCTCCTCCGACGGTGGAGGAGGGGGCGGCTCGCCGGACGGCGGCGGTGACAGCGCATCGTCGAGCGGTCCGGCCTCGGGGTCCTCCCCCACCCAGCAGGCCGCGGAGGCGACCCCGCCGGCGAAGGGCTCGGTGAAGGTGGTGCGCACGGTCGCCGAGGACCTCAAGACCCCCTGGGGCCTCGCCCCGCTCCCCGACGGCGACCTGCTCGTCTCCTCACGGGACGAGGGCACGATCACCCGGGTCGACGGACAGTCCGGCAAGAAGACGGAGCTGGGGCAGGTCTCCGGGGTCTCCGCGGCCGGCGAAGGCGGCCTCCTGGGCATCGCGCTGTCCCCGGACTACGCCTCGGACCACATGGTCTACGCCTACTTCACCTCCGACTCGGACAACCGCGTCGTGCGGATGGTCTACGACGAGCAGAAGGCGTCCGGTGAGCAACTGGGCGCACCCGACACCGTCTTCAAGGGCATCCCCAAGGGCTTCATCCACAACGGCGGCCGGATCGCGTTCGGCCCGGACGGCATGCTGTACGCGGGCACGGGTGAGAGCGGCAACACCGGCCTTTCCCAGGACCGCAAGTCCCTGGGCGGCAAGATCCTGCGCCTGACCCCTGAGGGCGACCCCGCCCCGGGCAATCCGTTCCCGGACTCCCCCGTGTACTCCTACGGCCACCGCAATGTGCAGGGCCTCGCCTGGGACTCCAAACAGCGCTTGTTCGCCTCGGAGTTCGGCCAGGACACCTGGGACGAACTGAACGCGATCAAGCCGGGCGACAACTACGGCTGGCCGACCGCCGAGGGCAAGTCCGACGACAAGACCTTCCACAACCCGATAGCGCAGTGGCAGACCGACGACGCCTCCCCCAGCGGTATCGCCGTAGCCGACGGCTCCGTCTGGATGGCCGGGCTGAAGGGCCAGCGACTGTGGCGCATCCCGCTGAAGGGCACGGCGGCCTCCGCCGACCCGCAGTCCTTCCTGAAGGGGGAGTACGGCCGGCTGCGCACGGTGGTCTCCGCGGGCGGCGACAAGCTGTGGCTCGTCACCAGCAACACCGACGGCCGCGGCAGCCCCAAGGAGGGGGACGACAAGATCCTGGAGATACAGGTCAGCTAG
- a CDS encoding EAL domain-containing protein translates to MSAPPSPTTTLDGALRARPARGVLLPSRPPVLRGGSSLVHQLLLALVCAGYAVGSALGWGSREVALIMGDFGLSAAAGAAAVSCFLHARDRRVRFRQAWLLFALSSTMASLGNLIWGWYEVVLGREVPNPSYADLFFLCFAPPAIVGLLVLAKRPVTKAGWVCLGLDSWLIGGSLLTLSWSLALAQAAKSEGPSVAHTALSLAYPLLDIALVSMVLALHFRRSAVNRTAVNTAIGALALTVMCDALFTSPLLHNNYRSGQLLDAGWFAGSLLLAYAPWAAPRHPDGDRRPAVRTRVVHEHLPRPRFGIQRRPSAQGAPGAPGAQGGDHSRYPATRPITGSLAALTPYLAAAVCTLGILYNVLNGRSVDRVVLLTGGTVVLALVVRQGIMLLDNITLTQELAQKENHFRSLVQGSSDVIMIAAPNGILRYVSPAAAGVYGRSAEELVGTELAGLIHPEDLGCVVHEVRRFLAASPLEEPTTRIECRFRSGDGGWLNVESTVNRHHGGLIFNSRDVTERVRLQAQLQHNAEHDPLTDLPNRALFTRRVQQALSGRRSSDRGTAVLFIDLDGFKAVNDTIGHQAGDELLVQAARRLQDSVRYGDTASRLGGDEFAALIVGDGTRDRTAREGHILELADRLRVTLSQPYLIDGNDVRVAASIGVAFAEPGLGAGELLRNADLAMYRAKAGGKGRVELYAPQMQQDVVRKAELATRLRAALHDGEFALLHQPVVCLEDGRITSVSAQARWRSSQGVLFTPAEFLRVAEDSDKTQELGRWILEEAVEQAAERAATGLTVPVAVRMSAQRLLDRSLPLGSVEGLLTRHGLPSGSLVIELSDADPRVSLDELERRLTAIRRVGVRIALDGFGSGYAAITALRRLPVDVLKLDRSLVEGVVESARLHKITSGLLRIAGDLGLQSVADGVDLPEQVVALRAMGCTHGQGMAFSGPLDEYRLRRALASGHYPVPHGPAEPAFAGGGAEVYTSGVTAVLGGGTALRSHNETPVPPT, encoded by the coding sequence GTGAGCGCGCCCCCCTCTCCCACGACCACCCTCGACGGAGCGCTGCGGGCCCGGCCCGCGAGGGGGGTGCTGCTGCCCTCCCGGCCGCCTGTCCTCCGTGGCGGGTCGAGCCTGGTGCACCAACTCCTCCTCGCCCTGGTGTGCGCGGGATACGCCGTCGGTTCCGCGCTCGGCTGGGGCTCGCGCGAAGTCGCCCTGATCATGGGCGACTTCGGGCTGAGCGCCGCGGCGGGCGCCGCCGCCGTGTCGTGCTTCCTCCACGCCCGCGACCGTCGGGTGCGCTTCCGGCAGGCCTGGCTGCTCTTCGCGCTCTCCTCAACCATGGCGTCGCTCGGCAACCTGATCTGGGGGTGGTACGAGGTCGTCCTGGGCCGGGAGGTACCCAACCCCAGCTACGCCGACCTGTTCTTCCTGTGCTTCGCGCCGCCCGCCATCGTGGGTCTGCTGGTCCTGGCCAAGCGTCCGGTGACGAAGGCGGGCTGGGTCTGTCTCGGCCTGGACTCCTGGCTGATCGGCGGCTCGCTCCTCACGCTCTCATGGAGCCTCGCTCTCGCCCAGGCCGCCAAGTCGGAGGGGCCCAGCGTCGCGCACACCGCGCTGTCCCTGGCGTATCCGCTGCTGGACATCGCCCTCGTCAGCATGGTCCTCGCGTTGCACTTCCGGCGCTCGGCGGTCAACCGCACCGCGGTGAACACCGCGATCGGCGCGCTCGCGCTGACCGTGATGTGCGACGCCCTGTTCACCTCGCCACTGCTCCACAACAACTACCGCTCCGGCCAGTTGCTGGACGCCGGCTGGTTCGCCGGCTCCCTGCTCCTCGCCTACGCCCCCTGGGCCGCGCCCCGGCACCCGGACGGCGACCGGCGACCGGCCGTGCGCACGCGCGTGGTGCACGAACACCTTCCCAGGCCGCGGTTCGGGATCCAGCGCCGCCCGTCCGCGCAGGGAGCGCCGGGAGCGCCGGGCGCTCAGGGCGGTGACCACAGCCGGTATCCGGCCACCCGGCCCATCACCGGGTCGCTGGCCGCCCTCACCCCGTACCTCGCCGCCGCCGTCTGCACGCTGGGGATCCTCTACAACGTCCTCAACGGCCGCAGCGTGGACCGCGTGGTGCTCCTCACCGGCGGCACCGTCGTGCTCGCCCTCGTGGTGCGCCAGGGCATCATGCTGCTCGACAACATCACGCTCACCCAGGAACTCGCGCAGAAGGAGAACCACTTCCGCTCCCTGGTGCAGGGCTCGAGCGACGTCATCATGATCGCCGCACCGAACGGCATCCTCCGGTACGTCTCCCCGGCCGCCGCGGGGGTCTACGGCCGCTCCGCCGAGGAGCTCGTCGGCACGGAACTGGCCGGTCTCATCCACCCGGAGGATCTGGGCTGCGTGGTGCACGAGGTGCGCCGTTTCCTCGCCGCCAGCCCACTCGAAGAGCCCACCACCCGCATCGAGTGCCGCTTCCGGTCCGGCGACGGCGGCTGGCTCAATGTCGAGTCCACCGTCAACCGTCACCACGGTGGCCTCATCTTCAACAGCCGGGACGTGACCGAAAGAGTGCGCCTGCAGGCGCAGCTCCAGCACAACGCAGAGCACGACCCGCTGACCGACCTGCCCAACCGCGCCCTGTTCACCCGGCGCGTCCAGCAGGCCCTGTCCGGCCGCCGTTCCTCCGACCGCGGCACGGCCGTCCTCTTCATCGACCTGGACGGCTTCAAGGCCGTCAACGACACGATCGGGCACCAGGCCGGGGACGAGCTGCTCGTCCAGGCCGCCCGCAGACTCCAGGACTCCGTCCGTTACGGGGACACCGCCTCCCGGCTCGGCGGGGACGAGTTCGCCGCGCTGATCGTCGGGGACGGCACCCGCGACCGCACCGCCCGCGAGGGTCACATCCTGGAGCTCGCCGACCGCCTCAGGGTCACGCTCTCGCAGCCGTACCTCATCGACGGCAACGATGTCCGGGTCGCCGCCTCCATCGGCGTCGCCTTCGCCGAACCCGGCCTCGGGGCCGGCGAGCTCCTGCGCAACGCGGACCTCGCGATGTACCGCGCCAAGGCGGGCGGCAAGGGCCGCGTCGAGCTCTACGCGCCCCAGATGCAGCAGGACGTCGTACGGAAGGCGGAGCTGGCCACGCGCCTGCGTGCCGCGCTGCACGACGGCGAGTTCGCCCTGCTGCACCAGCCCGTCGTCTGTCTGGAGGACGGCCGGATCACCTCGGTCTCCGCCCAGGCTCGCTGGCGCTCCTCCCAGGGAGTGCTGTTCACGCCCGCCGAGTTCCTGCGGGTGGCCGAGGACAGCGACAAGACGCAGGAGCTGGGCCGCTGGATCCTGGAGGAGGCCGTCGAACAGGCCGCCGAGCGGGCCGCGACCGGGCTCACCGTGCCCGTGGCGGTCCGGATGAGCGCCCAGCGGCTGCTGGACCGCTCGCTGCCCCTGGGCTCGGTGGAGGGGCTGCTGACCCGGCACGGGCTGCCGTCGGGCTCCCTGGTCATCGAGCTCTCCGACGCCGATCCCCGGGTCTCCCTGGACGAGCTGGAGCGCCGGCTCACCGCGATCCGTCGCGTCGGTGTCCGGATCGCCCTGGACGGCTTCGGCAGCGGCTACGCGGCGATCACCGCGCTGCGCAGACTCCCCGTGGACGTGCTGAAGCTCGACCGCAGCCTGGTCGAGGGCGTCGTGGAGTCCGCCAGACTGCACAAGATCACCAGCGGGTTGCTGAGGATCGCCGGAGACCTCGGACTCCAGTCCGTGGCCGACGGCGTGGACCTCCCGGAACAGGTCGTCGCCCTGCGGGCGATGGGCTGCACCCACGGGCAGGGCATGGCCTTCTCCGGACCGCTGGACGAGTACCGGCTGCGCAGGGCGCTGGCCTCGGGCCACTATCCGGTGCCGCACGGCCCCGCCGAACCCGCGTTCGCGGGGGGCGGCGCGGAGGTGTACACCAGTGGGGTGACCGCGGTTCTCGGAGGCGGCACGGCCCTCCGCTCACATAATGAGACTCCCGTCCCACCCACTTGA
- a CDS encoding DUF6191 domain-containing protein: MFNMFEELFAPGRKQTRDEQNRLELTREDVGDGDPGRGPIDLTSGKVVVRRSKPDDDTEKPSQSAPE, encoded by the coding sequence ATGTTCAACATGTTCGAGGAACTGTTCGCACCCGGCCGCAAGCAAACCCGAGACGAGCAGAACCGGCTGGAGCTGACCCGCGAGGACGTCGGCGACGGCGACCCCGGACGCGGACCGATAGATCTCACGTCCGGGAAGGTCGTCGTCCGCCGGTCCAAGCCGGACGACGACACCGAGAAGCCCTCGCAGAGCGCGCCGGAATGA
- a CDS encoding acetolactate synthase large subunit: MTEQATGAHPQPRPRSGGQQSAPEHVTGAQSLIRSLEEVGAETVFGIPGGAILPAYDPLMDSTRVRHVLVRHEQGAGHAATGYAQATGKVGVCMATSGPGATNLVTPIADAHMDSVPLVAITGQVASKAIGTDAFQEADIVGITMPITKHNFLVTKAEDIPRVIAQAFHIASTGRPGPVLVDIAKDALQAKTTFSWPPVMDLPGYRPVTKPHAKQIREGAKLITQAKRPVLYVGGGVIKAGATAELKVLAELTGAPVTTTLMGLGAFPDSHPLHVGMPGMHGSVTAVTALQKADLIVALGTRFDDRVTGKLDSFAPHAKIVHADIDPAEIGKNRAADVPIVGDAREVIADLVQAVQKEHSEGHKGDYSAWWKDLSRWRETYPLGYDLPADGSLSPQQVIERVGQLAPEGTIFAAGVGQHQMWSAHFIQYEKPATWLNSGGAGTMGYAVPAAMGAKAGMPGNTVWAIDGDGCFQMTNQELTTCALNNIPIKVAIINNGALGMVRQWQTLFYNQRYSNTVLHSGPEDVNPNAKGTRVPDFVKLSEAMGCVGLRCERPEDLDKVIEEANSINDRPVVVDFIVHEDAMVWPMVAAGTSNDTILAARDVRPDFGDNEDD, from the coding sequence ATGACCGAGCAGGCCACCGGGGCCCATCCGCAGCCGCGGCCCCGATCCGGAGGACAGCAGTCCGCCCCCGAGCACGTCACGGGCGCGCAGTCCCTCATCCGCTCTCTCGAGGAGGTCGGCGCCGAGACGGTATTCGGCATTCCCGGCGGTGCCATCCTTCCGGCGTACGACCCGCTGATGGACTCCACCCGGGTGCGGCACGTCCTGGTCCGTCACGAGCAGGGCGCGGGCCACGCGGCCACCGGTTACGCGCAGGCCACCGGCAAGGTCGGTGTCTGCATGGCGACCTCGGGTCCCGGTGCCACCAACCTCGTCACCCCGATCGCGGACGCCCACATGGACTCGGTGCCGCTCGTGGCGATCACCGGGCAGGTGGCCTCCAAGGCGATCGGCACGGACGCCTTCCAGGAGGCGGACATCGTCGGCATCACGATGCCGATCACCAAGCACAACTTCCTCGTCACCAAGGCCGAGGACATCCCGCGGGTCATCGCGCAGGCCTTCCACATCGCCTCCACCGGCCGCCCCGGCCCGGTCCTGGTCGACATCGCCAAGGACGCCCTCCAGGCGAAGACGACGTTCTCCTGGCCGCCCGTCATGGACCTGCCCGGCTACCGCCCGGTGACCAAGCCGCACGCCAAGCAGATCCGCGAAGGCGCCAAGCTGATCACCCAGGCCAAGCGGCCCGTCCTCTACGTCGGCGGCGGTGTCATCAAGGCCGGCGCCACCGCCGAGCTGAAGGTCCTCGCAGAACTCACCGGAGCCCCCGTCACCACCACCCTGATGGGGCTCGGCGCATTCCCCGACAGCCACCCGCTGCACGTGGGGATGCCGGGCATGCACGGTTCGGTCACCGCCGTCACCGCGCTGCAGAAGGCCGACCTGATCGTCGCCCTCGGTACCCGTTTCGACGACCGCGTCACCGGCAAGCTGGACAGCTTCGCCCCGCACGCCAAGATCGTCCACGCCGACATCGACCCGGCCGAGATCGGCAAGAACCGCGCCGCCGACGTGCCGATCGTCGGGGACGCCCGCGAGGTCATCGCCGACCTGGTCCAGGCCGTCCAGAAGGAACACAGCGAGGGCCACAAGGGCGACTACAGCGCCTGGTGGAAGGACCTGTCCCGCTGGCGCGAGACCTACCCGCTCGGCTACGACCTGCCCGCCGACGGCTCGCTCTCCCCGCAGCAGGTCATCGAGAGGGTCGGGCAGCTCGCCCCCGAGGGCACGATCTTCGCTGCGGGCGTCGGCCAGCACCAGATGTGGTCCGCGCACTTCATCCAGTACGAGAAGCCCGCCACCTGGCTGAACTCCGGCGGCGCCGGAACCATGGGCTACGCGGTCCCGGCCGCGATGGGCGCCAAGGCCGGAATGCCGGGCAACACGGTCTGGGCGATCGACGGCGACGGCTGCTTCCAGATGACCAACCAGGAACTGACCACCTGCGCCCTGAACAACATCCCCATCAAGGTCGCCATCATCAACAACGGCGCCCTCGGGATGGTCCGCCAGTGGCAGACCCTCTTCTACAACCAGCGCTACTCCAACACCGTGCTGCACAGCGGTCCGGAGGACGTCAACCCGAACGCCAAGGGCACGCGCGTGCCGGACTTCGTGAAGCTGTCCGAGGCCATGGGCTGCGTGGGCCTGCGCTGTGAGCGCCCGGAGGACCTGGACAAGGTCATCGAAGAGGCGAACTCCATCAACGACCGCCCCGTCGTCGTCGACTTCATCGTCCATGAGGACGCGATGGTCTGGCCGATGGTCGCCGCCGGCACCTCGAACGACACCATCCTGGCCGCCCGGGACGTCCGCCCCGACTTCGGCGACAACGAAGACGACTGA